The window AACAAAGAATTTGGTAATGAAGAAGGCATGTACCATCCCAGGGAGGTTGTTGGGCGAATTTACAGTGGTTGTACGTTCTGTCGTCGCTCAAAAGATGAAGTGCAACGCCTTCTAAAATGTATGAATTGCCACATTGCATCTTATTGTTCTAAAGAATGTCAACGTAAACACTGGTTTACGCACAAGACATTGTGTAATGCTTTGAAAAGCCGCTTTTCCATCACAGTTAAGACATTTCCTTTTGTCGGAAATGTACGGACATTTGGAGATCATTTAAAAGGAATTGGAACTGGTCCCAAACCAAAACGTAACAGTCGCAAGGAGTTCATTGTGAAAATTCAAACCCGACCTGTAAATAGTCACCCATTACAGATGCTATCTGTTTACGACAAAAGCGTTACTGTTGATTGTCAAATTCAAAGCCCAGAAGTCTTCAGCATCATACAGGAATGCGGGGTCCTTGGGGCTTTGCACAAATTCACGAGCAAAAAGGCTTTTTTCTGGGCAATGTTTGTAGAAAGAGGAGAGAAACTGACCATTTTTCTCGACCAACTGGCACCTTATCAGGAGTGGTAATCATCAAGCGAAATAAAAACCACTACAGTACTCTTTTGTTCGAGTACACTTCCtgttctcattttttttttttttaatattagaGCCCGAAGCATTGTTGTTGAAGTACGTTTTTTTTAGATCTTGCATttcggttttcattggattaCGATGCCTTTCACTTTCAGCTCGCTCACTTTAGCCTCAACTATGTCTTTTTGCTTGGTCAGGAGCTTCTTTTAAGTTAAGTTTGAGATGAATAATTAGAGGTTCAAACCTTATAAattgggtttttttcatttgcatgcaATTATGGCCTGGCACGTAGTGTTAATATCCAGTGGGTTGGAGTTTTGACAGGGTATTGCTTCATTTCACATTAGTTTCTTGCAGCCTGTGAGCTAGCTTGATAGCTGAGTGCAAATATGCCACAAACAAAGCAtttaccatttacaattttGACGCCAACTTCAGGGATAATCTTAATATGGTCTTTACACAGTAGTTTTTCCCTCTCAGTAAATAGGCAAAGCAGTGTAGTACTTTCAGAGAGATAGGAAAGTGCTCTCAAAGCACACAAAGATCTAGGCCGTGAAGGAAGCAAGAATGCGACTATCTACCCATGGCATTGAGATTAAGACCTTAGTTCAGTTTACCTGCCGTGGGACACAAAAACGTAGCTACAACATGAAGATGAGGTAAACTGAGACATCCACCTTGAGGCTGAGAGACCTGACTCGGTTTCTACTAAACAAAGAATGGCAATCTGCGTATCAATAATATGGTCGGACACTTACAACTTGCGATTTGCTTTGTGTGAGCGAACAATGTGCGTTGTGCTGGTATGATAGTTTCAGGGATCATGATACGCACTCATCTTCTTCACCAAATGACTTTGGTCTGGTCTTTCCAGTCAAGCAATAAAACAAGATTTTCCCTTCAAGGAATACACAAAACACTCGTTGTGTGTCACACACGACCTCTAACCTTCTACTTTAAGAGTGGTGACACTGAAGTTGCAAATACATCAGGGCTTTACATGGAAAGGTTCCTGTTCGACTCCCTTCTGGGTCACCAAGATTACCAAAAAATTTCTGGTTCAAGAAACTCATTAACGCCCTAAAAAAAGGTAATGACACTTTGGTGCATGTGGAAGTTTGGTGAACAGAACCAAATCCTTTACCATGGGCCTTAGAGTATTTCAGTAGTGTAAAAAATAATGCGACTTAGTTAAAAGAAAATGTCGTAGTTTCTCAAAGATGAAGACCACTTTAAAAAAGTTACTTAATAGGCTTTGCCTTACCAGGCCccaataatttttattagaACAAAGTATGTTATTTTAGCATAAAATAAAGGTTAATGTTGGCAAGCAACCTTTTCTGAGATGAGCCCACACTCGTCTCTCTGCGGTAATTTACAACACATGCCCATATTTGGCAACTGCTATTTAAGCATAGCATGTCATGCGAGTAATCAGTTTGTCCCTTCTCTGAGACCTGCAAGTTTGTACTTTGCTCCAATTGTAACATCGTGTTTTATTTCCGTTTTTCCCGCCACTAACTGATACTCCACCTCATGGAACTCTCTGGGCTTAGCAACGAAGTCCTACGTCTTCTGTTAGCGCAGAACAACTTGCTAATCACAGGTTCACGCGAACAGTTGATCGAGCGGCTCGGCTCGATCTCCCCTTCGAATCCCTCGGCCACACGCACGCGAAACTCTGACGCCTCTGCATCAGCCGCCAAACGTCCACGCACCAACCGCCAAGAACCAGGGAGCAGTGACCTTCCGGACGAGCGCCGCGATCCCACGCCGGAGGACGAATTACCCGGCGACACACCAACCGAACCAAACGACAACAACCCAGAggatatccaagatggcggccgcaACGAGGCCCCTCCCGCGAACTCTGCATTTGACCCAGCAAATCTGGCTACGCTGATCGGCAACATCGTCGATCAAAAGCTGAAGAACTTCAGGCCAGCCGTGCAAAGTGCCTCGTCACTTCCAACAGCGCTTCCAACGTCCTCTTCGACACCTCAGCTCGCAACAACTCGAGAACTTGGGGACCCAACCTTCGTGGCGAGTCTCCTTTCTCAACCATCTTCGTCAACAAGCGCcgaccttcatctaccttccgTTACACCGTCATCTTCTCTCGCTGATCACGTCCCTACAAAGACCAAGCAAGCTGTTTTACGCGGTGAGTACGTTGAGTTTGATTTGCTGCTGCCAGAAAACTCGTCCCTTGTAACTGATAACGAGCTTACTGGGTTGTCCATATCCGTTGGCGGGAAACAGGTAGAACTCCCTAACCCCCGCAGGAAGAAAACGCATGTCGATTCTATCGATAAATGGTTGTCCGCCTTCGCCATATACTGTACTATTTTGTTAACTTCCTTCCCCCGGAGGGCGGTTGAGATGTTCGCCTACCAGGAGATCATCCGATCAGCCCAACGGAAATTTGCCGGTTTTGCCTGGCTCTCCTACGACATCGATTTCCGTCGGAAAGCGGCCGGAAACCTTTCCCTCAATTGGGGAGAACGTGATACACAACTCTACCTTATGAAGTTTACCGGGCAAGCCAAATCTTGCTGTTCTATTTGTGGTAGTGGGGATCATTATTCTTATGGGTGCTCCCTTTCCGCCCTTAGACCCAACAATACACAGCGGGGACTCTGCAACAATTACAACCGAGGGACCAAATGCAGCCAAGACCCCTGCCCCTTCAGCCACCGCTGCAAAACCTGCCACGGAGACCACCCAGCTTTCCGCCACGATGACCCCCCTTCAAAACCTAGAAGCCAGACTGATAAGAAATCATCAAACCGCTGAAGCCCTGTTGTCCATGACGCCTCTGACCCCTGTGAATATTCCCCTCTTATCCAACCTTCTCAAGACCCATCCCAATCAGACCTTCGTAGCTAACCTAACTGCTGGGCTAACCGAGGGTTTTCGGGTGGGCTACCAAGGCAGCCGTCTTCCTAAAACAGCCAAAAACCTTCCTTCGGCTTACCGCCACCCCTCAATTATCGAAGGCAACCTCCTAGAAGAAGTTGAACTTGGTCGCCTCGCAGGCCCTTTTGAATCCCCCCCCTTTCCAAATTTTCAGATCCATCCCCTCGGGCTGGTTCCCAAAAAGAATAGCCAAAaatggcgcactattttccaccTCTCCTTCCCCAAAGGGTCCCCTGGTAGCCTGAACGCCAACATCCCACTTGAACTTTTCACCCTACAATACATCCGCATTGACGACGCGATCTCATTGGTCCTTGAACATGGCCCCGGCTGTTTCATGACCAAAACCGATATTCAATCGGCCTTCCGCATTATCCCCGTTCACCCCGATGATTGGGAACTATTGGGTATGTCCTGGAAGGGTCGTTTCTTTTTCGACAAAGCTCTCCCCTTCGGCCTTAGAAGTGCCCCCTACCTTTTCAATCAACTCTCAGATGCCCTGGAATGGCTAGTAAAAAATCACCTCAACATCCCCTCCATTATCCATATCCTGGACGACTTCTTTATTGCCCAGCCCCCTCCACTCTCCCGTTGTGCCACTGCCCTTTGCCAGGTTCTCACCCTATTTGAGGAGCTTAATATCCCCCTTGCCCCAAAGAAGACCTTCCGCCCCACTCAGTGCCTTGAGTTTATGGGGATAACTCTTGACTCTGTCCGCATGGAAGCCCGTCTGCCAATCGACAAACTACACAATGCCCGCTTAATGCTTGCCTCCTGGTCCTCCAAAAGATCTTGCCGCCTACGTGACCTCCAATCTCTTATTGGGACTTTACACTTTGCCTGTCGGGTTATCTCCCCGGGTCGTCCTTTCATGCAACGGATTATAAATCTTACTCGGGGGGTCCGCCACCCTGGGCATTTTGTTTCACTCAACCAAGAATTCAGGAAGGACATTCTCATGTGGCAAATCTTCTTAGACCACTGGAATGGGGTAAGCCTTTTCCTCCCCCCTTTTACTGAGCCCTCTCCCCAAATTCACCTTTTTACAGATGCGGCCGGTTCCCTTGGCTACGGGGGTTTCTTCAATAACCTATGGTTCCAGGGTAAATGGCACCCTTTCCATCAGCTCAACCCTGCCACTGGCATAAGCATCCAGTGGCAAGAGCTCTACCCAATTTACTTGGCCTGCATGCTCTGGGCTCCCCTTTGGGCTAATAGGAGAATTTGCTTTCACTGTGACAACCAAGCAACTGTTGCCATTCTCTCTGCGAAGAGCTCAAAAATACCCCGGATTATGAATCTCGTTCGCCTAATCACCCTGCAGAccttaaaattcaattttaccTTTTCCGCCAAACATGTCCCTGGCCTTGACAATGGTATCGCTGACAGTCTCTCTCGCTTCCAGATGGCCCGTTTCCGCCTTCTCGCACCGGATGTATCGCCTGTTCCTTGCCAGATCCCTCATTTCCTGACCAAAGTTTGAGTCTGCAGGCGGCCAGTTTCATCTACCACTCCATTGCACCGACCACCCGCCGTACATATTCCTCTGGTGAACGCCAATTTATTCGCTTTTGTTTACACCATGGGCTTGTTTCCCCCCATACCCCTCTCTTACCCAGCAGTGAGGCTACCTTAATTCACTTTGTTACCCACCTTTCCAATACAGTTTCCCATGCCACTATTAAAGTTTATCTGGCAGCAGTAAAAAACCTGCATATTGAGTTTGGTTGTCAACTGGACTTTACCTCCATGCCCCTCCTTTATAAAACTTTACGAGGCATAAAATGTTCACAGACCGTTTCTAAACGGGCACGCTACCCCATCACTATTACGGTTCTCCATCTAATCTACTCTAAGTTacaaccctttcactcccaggCTGT of the Montipora foliosa isolate CH-2021 chromosome 14, ASM3666993v2, whole genome shotgun sequence genome contains:
- the LOC137985649 gene encoding uncharacterized protein — its product is MELSGLSNEVLRLLLAQNNLLITGSREQLIERLGSISPSNPSATRTRNSDASASAAKRPRTNRQEPGSSDLPDERRDPTPEDELPGDTPTEPNDNNPEDIQDGGRNEAPPANSAFDPANLATLIGNIVDQKLKNFRPAVQSASSLPTALPTSSSTPQLATTRELGDPTFVASLLSQPSSSTSADLHLPSVTPSSSLADHVPTKTKQAVLRGEYVEFDLLLPENSSLVTDNELTGLSISVGGKQVELPNPRRKKTHVDSIDKWLSAFAIYCTILLTSFPRRAVEMFAYQEIIRSAQRKFAGFAWLSYDIDFRRKAAGNLSLNWGERDTQLYLMKFTGQAKSCCSICGSGDHYSYGCSLSALRPNNTQRGLCNNYNRGTKCSQDPCPFSHRCKTCHGDHPAFRHDDPPSKPRSQTDKKSSNR